Within Colletotrichum destructivum chromosome 11, complete sequence, the genomic segment TGGATACTTGAGCCGCACGATGAGCATGTCTGGGACGCCCTCGGGTGGGCCGACTTCGCCTTCTGACATGAAAACGCCCAGCAGGAAGGCGGTTCTGTACATGTTTGCAGCCCTCCGGCCGAACTCGAGCGAGTCCCCCGAGCTTGccacggcgatggcgttcAAGATGCCACCGCAGTAGCCCTGGATGCCGCCGGCTCCCAGCGCCccgatggcctcctcgtgAGACTGGCCCGAGAGCTCGAGGAACGAGCACCACTGACACAGGCCGGTGATGATGAGCAGCGGGAAGCTGATGATGGATGACGGCTggctggcgacgacgcccgtCTCGCCCGTGGCGATCCATTCGGAAATGGCCTTGGCGAAGTCCTCCCCGCGAGAACCGACGGCAACGTGCTGCGCCCTGGCATCGCTCGCCAGCAGCTTCCACACGTCTAGAGTCTGCAGGATGGCGTCGGCCAGAGGCTTCATGAAACTGCTGCCAACGATTTGCCGGCGCAGTTGGGTCAGATATGTCTTGTCTACAAGGAAAGGGACAGGACAGAAAAAGGCAGCCGATGGGGCATTCTTTGGTGACGCGGCCATTTCCGGCATGTTCAGATGTTCAGATGGTTGGGGGGGATTATGCAACTAATGATTGGGTAATAGGTAAAAAACGAGTAAAGAAATACAAGACAGTGGAAGACAATGAGCATGTGATGATGTGGTCTGGCAAAAGattggagggggggggggggggatatgTAGATGAACTTGGAGTTGCAGTTTGTATATATAGCAAAGCCAGCCACAGCCACAGGCATCTTATATCCTCTGCGTGAAGAGAGGCACTTTGAGTTTCCCGTGTGATGTTTGTCTTGATTCACAACATGTGGGAAGAGGAACCCGAAAAGTTACAAACTTACTCTTGTTTGCCCTTCTCTCTTCACAGGGGTACTTGGCCATATGTGTGCCCGTTGGGGATGTTTGCATATGGCCGCGGAGCACCCCCCTGAACAGCAGCCCCCTGAACAGTAGCCCCCGCGTTTGCTTTTCAGGGTTTTAACAACCAAAAACAGCATCATTACCAATTACCGAGACAGAACAACGTTATGCAGGGGTGGGGGGCCTAGAACGGCCCCATATACTTTGTACATGGTAACCAACAGTGGATCTGGAAACAAGGTTTGAGCTGAGCTACAGGTAGTAAACACAGTGGATCCGAAAACAAGGTTTGAGCTACAGAGGGGTGTACTGTCCTATGTAGTACCGCGCCCCGGGATAGAAAGCTTAATACTACTTCATTAGGGGTCGCCGCTAGAATGGAACGACAGGGTGCTTTTGCTCCCCATATACCTGAACAAGCTGAACTGTAACGCTAGTCATTTGGCAAGCGGGCACACATCCATAATCGTTTATCtcaaccacacacacacactctctctctctctcttcggACCCTTTTTTTGATTTCAACGTTGAACCCCCTCGGCGTGTTTGTATGACATACGATGTCCGGTAaatccaccccccccccccttcccctcccctcctcatATGGCCACAGCCCCGTACATCACAGGAAAAGCTTTTGCATGTTATACGATGTACAGGTATTCACAAAAGTTTGTTTTGTAAAAGAAAACAGGCCGAGACCCTTTTTCCTGACTCGCAAGTACGAAAAATACGACTCAGATCCCCTTGAGCCTCTCTGCAATCAACGTCTCGGCCAACTTCCACAGCCGCCCGGCATCCTCAATGTCGGTAGCCCGCGGATCCAAGTGAATGGAGTGCTCATGCAGATCCCCATCTTCGAGCCACATGCCCGCCCGACTCGCAAGTGACCTGTCCAGCGCCGCCCGCAGAGGGGTGGAGCTGGCTGCGGCCAACGTCTTCCACCGGAAAAAGTCCTTGGCCGTCTCTTCCCCGAATCGCCGCCGGGTCGCCTCGAAAGCCTTGCTGAGCGTCTCCTCGCTCAGCTGCTCCTGCAGCTTCGTCTTGACTCCTCCTGGGTGGACCGCGTACGACCTGAACCCGTGCGGCCCTCCAAAGGCGGCCGAAGCGTGCCGCGCgttgagggcggcggtgaagaGGATTGCCGCCGTCTTGCTCTGTCCGTATGCCGTCCACTGGTCGTACGAGTCAGGTTCCTCAAATTGGACGTCGTGGAAGCGGACTCCGGATATCTTGTTGGCGCTGCTCGACGTGTTGATGACCCTTCCGCCGGCCGACAGAACCTTGTCCAGGATTTGGGTGGTCAGCAGGAACTGGCTCAGAAAATTGACTTGCCAAAGGTATTCCTGTCCGTCCTCCGTCTTGCAGTAGTCGGGGCGAGGCATTCCCGTCTGGATATTGAACAAGGCGTCTATGTGGGGGGTGCTTTTCGCATCTCCCAGAATCTCCTGCGCCGCTGCAGAAACGCTGCCAAGCTTGGCCGGGTCCATCAAGGTCATCGTGACTTGGATGCTGGCGTCCAAATCACCAATCTCCGTCATGACGGTCTGCAACTGGTCCGCGTCACCAGCGTGTGCAAGTAACCAAAGTCTCGCAGGGCCGGCTTTGGCGAGAGACACGGCGATTTGGGAGCCAAGGCCCCCTGGAACACATCCGTTGATGAGAACTACAACATCCCGTGTTCagcaaaggggggggggtccaGTTCCACACatgtttgggggggggggggggggggttctgaCATGTCTTTCCCTTGACCTGTTCGGGGAAGCAGCTGACGACAGCATCACCCGTAGTCTCGGGTCCGAAATAAGCCATGCTTTCTTGCTGCTACTTTTGCCAGTGAGAGTTTGGGATCGAGAGAGAGGATACAATGAATCCGAAAGCGGGCGGACGACTTCGGGTTTGATGCCAGGAAAGAAAGAACCAGGATAATGTCGGAGACCAAGTGCCGGGTTTAATATAGATTGTCGATACGAGTCAAGAGTCTGCCCACCTACCCACGCGTCACGTAGTGTGTGTGCTCCGAAAACCACCTGCCTATTTCGGACCTGCCATAATTTGATCAACATGGTATAATATCAGAAATGAACGCAGACAGGGCACACATGACGTTGGACTCCGGGGTGTGATACGATAGCTCTTAGATCCAAGGCGGATAGAACGGGTGCAAGTGGCAACATGAGGATATCACCGTACGCCCCGGACTGCGAAACCCGTGTAGCATCACACGCAGCGACCTGAACTGCCGCTGGTGGGTGTACTTGTCCTGACACCGGACACATCTGTCTCTCGTCCAGGGATGGggaagaacccccccccgTCCATCGGCTAGTTCGGACGTCGGCGTGTAGATACAAAGCAATATGTCGTGATGCTCATATCAGAGACATGACTCTGGTCCTCCGGAGGTTTTCCATACCGAAAACCCATTTGCAATATAGAttaagagagagagacaaccACTGCTTTTATTCCCCATCATCTTAGGCCTATGGTGCTCATCATCATAAGACCTTTCGATTCATCCTCCCCTTTTGCTGCTTGATTTTTCCAACTCATCTAATACCACATCTTCACATCAAGATTTGCGGGATTACCACTTCAACGATCCCTCTTTACAAACTAAAGAAAACacaaccctcccccctcccccctcccccccaaatcATTATCATAatggcggcatcgtcatcaaatcacgtcctcttcttcggaGACCACATGTCCGACCCCGTGTCACTGATACGGAACCTCGTCCACATATCAAAACAGTCTCCAGCCGTCAGACGCCTTCTTGACGAAGCCACCGATGTGCTCCAGCTAGAATTGTCCCGGCTGTCTCGACTGGACCACGGTTGGGACAAGACATTCGATTCTCTgctcgagatggccgaggccaacgccACCAGCACTGCTGGTGAATCCGACGGCGGGGAGAAGAACGGTATCCTCACCTGCGCGCTTTTCTGCATCAGCcggctcggcgagctggttGCTCATGCCGAGCGTGAGCCATCCATTCTCGGGAATTTTGAtgcctcgtcatcgtcgtcgtcgtcgtcatcacaACCAcccgtcgaggtcgtggGTCTCTGCATGGGACTGCTCCCCGCCACTGTCGCGCTCGCCGCCAGAGACTCGTCTCAGATCTTCACCCTGGCCAGGGAGATGATCAAAGTGTCAGTCCGCATGGGTTTCAGCGTTTGGTACCGCATGCGGCTGATCGATGCCTCCCCCGGCAGCTGGTCGCAGACCTTTGTTCACGTGAGCGCGGAAGACGCCACGAGCATCCTCGAGAGGTTCCACGAGCAATGCCGGATTCCCATAGTGCGCCGGATCGCGGTCGGCGTCACATCCAAGAACTTCATCACCCTGTTTGGCGCCCCTTCCACGCTTGCCAGACTGCTGGCCTGGCCCGGGGCCGGGCCACTGGCAGACGCGACACGGATTCCGACCGAAGCGGGCGGTTGTGTTCACACTCTATACATGCCCGATCTTGACATCAGCGGCATCTTGAGCGGGTTGTCCAGAGACATCTTGGAGTGGCCGCTGGCGCCCATTGAAAGGTCGCGTATGTCCAGCCCCGACCGCCTCGCGTACTACGAGCATGAGACTCTCGGCGGACTCCTGGCGGATGTCATGCAGGACATCGCACACAAGCCGTTGCGTCTGGATGAAACCCTCGAGAGGTGCGTCTCACAGCTGAGTGCCAGTGGGAGGGAACACGTCAAGTTGTTCGTCATGGGCCAGAACGGACATGTTGCTGCCATGACTAGCGCACTCAAGAACGCCGGTATCACCTCGAATGTTGTCAcaaacaccaccaccaccaccaccccttCTGCACCCAGCAGTA encodes:
- a CDS encoding Putative short-chain dehydrogenase/reductase SDR, NAD(P)-binding domain superfamily encodes the protein MAYFGPETTGDAVVSCFPEQVKGKTFLINGCVPGGLGSQIAVSLAKAGPARLWLLAHAGDADQLQTVMTEIGDLDASIQVTMTLMDPAKLGSVSAAAQEILGDAKSTPHIDALFNIQTGMPRPDYCKTEDGQEYLWQVNFLSQFLLTTQILDKVLSAGGRVINTSSSANKISGVRFHDVQFEEPDSYDQWTAYGQSKTAAILFTAALNARHASAAFGGPHGFRSYAVHPGGVKTKLQEQLSEETLSKAFEATRRRFGEETAKDFFRWKTLAAASSTPLRAALDRSLASRAGMWLEDGDLHEHSIHLDPRATDIEDAGRLWKLAETLIAERLKGI